A single region of the Thermoanaerobacterium aotearoense genome encodes:
- a CDS encoding sigma 54-interacting transcriptional regulator, with the protein MKRIDKVYEKLKEICLRQLKNEGVITGCSAIDLSNELNIHRANVSSDLNKMYKDGKIDKIEGKPVLFSIKQAELAKNLNTVEEDAFRKIIGSNLSLKNAVQQAKAAIMYPPHGLHTLILGETGTGKSMFAETMYEYAKEIGRIKTNAPFVAFNCADYANNPQLLMAQLFGVKKGAYTGADKDKIGIVEKADKGILFLDEVHRLPPEGQEMLFYLIDKGMFRHLGETDAQHKVDVLIICATTENVESILLKTFTRRIPMVINLPSLKERTYEERFEIIKNFMIDEASIIKNDISITSNALKAFLLYDCPNNIGQLKSDIKLCAAKAYLGFMMNRDKEVVIHTEDLPQYIKRGLFKYKEEKDKIDKFVKDDKIMFSIDKMDIIASEDNKSFNFYEALEEKRKSLEKKGINEDDIKLIMNLDIETYLKRYIDEAKRYNLEELYKVVDKRIVDIVDNFLNHAGKMLKREFSEKTLYGLSMHVASSIERISSGKKIENHQLDDIKRIYKDEFEVSKELKKLIEREFDIEVPEDEVGFITMFLCLDIKQEKDEEKVSVIVAMHGESTATSIADVSNRLLGENFVVGYNMPLDQKPEIALNNLCDLIKKTNKGKGVLLLVDMGSLVFFGDMVYEKTGIPVKTVEMASTPMVLEAGRKALLNASLDEVYDSALNLSPYIGRIYKDNFEMQNGFKNDVIITACITGEGTALKLKSILEKKLDLKSSGIDIIPLNIEDKREFKRKLQNIKREKNVLAVVSAFDPDDDTVKYISTTDVFDNRKLSSLKTMIDSRDALETIDNMKEIVAENVDIDAEKYIDAFKEFYLNIAENNVTLDNDKIIGLILHLACAIERVLNGGELIRIKNCKSIIEKNTSKYEMIKTAVKPVNEAFNMALSDDEYVSIMKIIYSL; encoded by the coding sequence ATGAAGAGAATTGATAAAGTTTACGAAAAACTTAAAGAGATATGCCTAAGACAGCTAAAAAATGAGGGCGTGATAACAGGATGCTCTGCAATTGATTTATCTAATGAGCTTAATATCCATAGAGCAAATGTGTCAAGCGATCTAAATAAAATGTACAAGGATGGCAAAATAGATAAAATCGAAGGGAAACCAGTTTTGTTCAGCATAAAACAAGCTGAATTAGCTAAAAACCTTAATACGGTAGAAGAAGACGCTTTTAGAAAAATAATTGGTTCAAATCTAAGCCTTAAAAATGCGGTCCAACAGGCAAAAGCGGCCATCATGTATCCACCACACGGACTCCATACATTAATATTAGGTGAGACGGGTACAGGTAAGTCGATGTTTGCGGAGACAATGTACGAATACGCCAAAGAAATAGGCAGGATTAAGACGAATGCGCCATTTGTAGCCTTTAATTGTGCTGATTACGCCAACAATCCGCAGCTTCTCATGGCGCAGCTATTTGGAGTGAAGAAAGGTGCGTACACAGGTGCAGATAAAGACAAGATAGGGATAGTGGAGAAAGCGGACAAAGGTATACTATTTCTCGACGAAGTCCACAGACTGCCACCAGAAGGACAAGAGATGCTTTTTTATCTTATAGATAAAGGCATGTTTAGGCACTTAGGTGAAACAGACGCACAGCATAAAGTAGATGTCCTTATAATATGTGCGACTACAGAAAATGTGGAATCAATACTACTTAAGACTTTTACGCGGCGAATTCCAATGGTGATAAATTTGCCATCATTAAAAGAAAGGACTTATGAAGAAAGATTTGAAATAATAAAAAATTTTATGATTGATGAAGCATCTATAATCAAAAATGACATATCTATCACATCAAACGCATTGAAGGCATTTCTGCTTTATGATTGTCCAAACAACATAGGGCAGCTAAAAAGCGATATAAAGCTTTGTGCGGCAAAGGCATACCTTGGATTCATGATGAATAGAGACAAAGAAGTTGTAATACACACAGAAGATCTTCCACAGTATATAAAGAGAGGGCTTTTCAAATACAAAGAGGAAAAAGATAAAATCGATAAATTTGTAAAAGACGATAAAATAATGTTTTCGATAGACAAAATGGACATCATCGCATCTGAAGATAATAAATCATTCAACTTTTACGAAGCGCTGGAGGAGAAGCGCAAATCTCTGGAGAAAAAGGGCATAAATGAAGATGATATAAAACTCATAATGAACCTGGATATAGAAACTTATCTAAAAAGATATATTGATGAAGCCAAAAGGTATAATTTAGAGGAACTTTATAAAGTTGTCGACAAGAGAATTGTTGATATTGTGGATAATTTTCTGAATCATGCAGGAAAAATGTTAAAAAGAGAGTTTAGTGAAAAGACACTTTATGGACTCTCTATGCATGTTGCCAGCTCAATCGAAAGAATATCAAGCGGCAAGAAAATCGAAAACCACCAATTAGACGATATAAAGAGGATATATAAGGATGAATTTGAGGTTTCCAAAGAGCTTAAAAAATTGATAGAGAGAGAATTTGACATAGAGGTTCCAGAAGATGAAGTAGGCTTTATAACAATGTTTTTGTGCCTTGACATAAAACAAGAAAAAGACGAAGAAAAGGTTAGCGTTATAGTCGCGATGCACGGCGAGTCTACGGCTACATCAATAGCAGATGTGTCAAATAGATTGCTGGGAGAAAATTTTGTCGTAGGGTACAATATGCCTCTTGACCAGAAGCCTGAAATCGCCCTTAATAACCTGTGTGACCTGATTAAAAAGACGAATAAAGGAAAAGGCGTATTGCTTCTTGTAGACATGGGTTCATTAGTTTTCTTTGGTGATATGGTGTACGAGAAGACAGGCATTCCGGTAAAGACGGTCGAGATGGCATCAACACCTATGGTATTGGAAGCAGGAAGAAAAGCATTATTAAATGCATCACTCGATGAAGTTTACGACTCTGCGCTTAATTTAAGTCCTTATATAGGAAGGATATATAAGGATAACTTTGAAATGCAAAACGGATTTAAAAATGACGTAATAATAACTGCATGCATCACAGGTGAAGGTACAGCATTGAAATTAAAATCCATCTTAGAGAAAAAACTCGATCTGAAATCAAGTGGAATTGACATTATACCTTTAAATATAGAAGATAAAAGAGAATTTAAGCGTAAACTGCAGAATATAAAGAGGGAGAAAAACGTATTAGCCGTAGTAAGCGCTTTTGACCCAGACGATGATACAGTTAAATACATTTCAACTACAGATGTGTTTGACAATCGGAAACTAAGTTCTTTAAAGACTATGATTGACTCAAGAGATGCACTTGAAACAATAGACAACATGAAAGAGATAGTCGCAGAAAATGTAGATATTGATGCAGAAAAATACATCGATGCGTTTAAAGAATTTTACCTAAATATAGCGGAAAACAACGTGACTCTCGACAACGACAAAATAATCGGTTTAATACTTCATCTTGCTTGTGCAATAGAACGTGTATTGAACGGCGGCGAATTAATACGGATCAAAAACTGTAAATCAATCATAGAAAAAAACACATCAAAATACGAAATGATAAAAACTGCCGTAAAACCAGTGAACGAGGCCTTTAACATGGCTTTATCAGACGATGAATATGTAAGCATAATGAAAATAATTTATTCACTTTAA
- a CDS encoding PTS sugar transporter subunit IIB has product MKIVLVCSAGMSTSLLVKKMKDAAVKKGVEVEIEAYAEADLKRNLENVDVILIGPQVRYLLEKIKQIAEPKGIAVDVIESKLYGKVDGEGVLNKALSILKK; this is encoded by the coding sequence ATGAAAATAGTTTTGGTTTGTTCAGCAGGGATGTCAACAAGTTTACTTGTAAAAAAGATGAAAGATGCAGCAGTCAAAAAAGGTGTAGAAGTTGAGATTGAAGCATATGCCGAAGCTGATTTGAAGCGTAACTTAGAAAATGTAGACGTTATATTGATTGGACCGCAAGTGAGATATTTGCTTGAAAAAATCAAGCAAATCGCTGAACCAAAAGGTATTGCTGTAGATGTAATTGAATCGAAGCTTTACGGTAAAGTTGACGGCGAAGGAGTTTTGAATAAAGCTTTAAGCATCTTAAAAAAGTAA
- a CDS encoding PTS sugar transporter subunit IIC yields MKKIMSFLEKYFVPVAAKFGSERHLVAIRDGFAMIMPLILAGAFAVLINNLPIQAYQNFMVGIFGKSWTTFGGNLWNGTFAVMSIILVVSISYNLALSYESNGIGAGLVSFASLLMLYTPSAKDWAIPYAFLGAQGLFVSIIVALISTEIFVRLLGNPKLVIKMPEGVPPAVAKSFAALLPSLIVLSIWALFKSITVALGLTDIHQAIFNAIQAPLTGLADTLGSAIVVAFLIHFLWFFGLHGTNILGPILNAVYLPAINDNIAALKAGKAIPHIVTMPFFDAFVHLGGAGTTIGLIVAIYIASRRKKKRNEMQNIANLAIAPGIFNINEPMIFGMPLVLNPIFFIPFILTPIILTIISYFAIALGIVPRTIAMMPWTTPPIIGGFLVTGSIRGAILALVNLIISVVIYLPFVLAAEKIEEKSNKTNEETLVEEKVR; encoded by the coding sequence GTGAAAAAAATTATGAGTTTTTTGGAAAAGTATTTTGTTCCTGTTGCTGCAAAGTTTGGGTCAGAAAGACATTTAGTTGCCATTCGTGATGGATTTGCAATGATAATGCCTCTTATACTTGCTGGTGCATTTGCAGTTTTGATAAACAATTTGCCAATACAAGCATATCAGAATTTTATGGTTGGAATTTTTGGTAAATCGTGGACAACTTTTGGTGGAAACTTGTGGAATGGTACCTTTGCAGTAATGTCGATTATACTTGTTGTATCAATAAGTTATAATTTGGCTCTGTCATATGAGTCAAATGGAATAGGTGCTGGGTTAGTGTCATTCGCATCTTTATTGATGTTGTATACACCATCAGCCAAAGATTGGGCAATACCGTATGCTTTTTTAGGAGCTCAGGGTTTATTCGTATCGATAATTGTCGCTCTCATATCTACAGAAATATTTGTGCGCTTATTAGGGAACCCCAAATTAGTTATTAAAATGCCTGAAGGAGTGCCACCTGCTGTTGCAAAGTCATTTGCTGCATTATTGCCATCCTTGATTGTATTATCTATTTGGGCTTTGTTTAAATCAATAACTGTAGCTTTAGGGTTAACAGACATTCATCAGGCTATATTTAATGCAATTCAAGCTCCATTAACTGGCTTAGCTGATACATTAGGTTCTGCAATTGTAGTTGCATTTCTTATACATTTTTTATGGTTCTTCGGATTACATGGTACAAATATATTAGGACCGATATTAAATGCAGTTTACTTGCCTGCTATAAATGACAATATAGCTGCTTTAAAGGCAGGTAAAGCTATTCCACATATAGTGACAATGCCATTTTTTGATGCATTCGTTCATTTAGGTGGCGCTGGCACAACTATTGGATTAATTGTAGCTATCTACATTGCATCAAGAAGGAAGAAAAAGAGAAATGAGATGCAGAATATAGCCAATTTAGCTATTGCACCTGGAATATTCAATATTAATGAACCGATGATTTTTGGTATGCCGTTAGTCTTAAATCCGATATTTTTCATACCATTTATCTTAACACCAATTATTCTCACAATTATTAGTTATTTCGCTATAGCATTGGGGATAGTACCAAGGACTATTGCTATGATGCCTTGGACAACACCGCCGATAATAGGAGGATTTTTGGTAACAGGTTCGATCAGAGGTGCCATACTTGCATTAGTAAATCTAATTATAAGTGTTGTAATATATTTACCTTTCGTATTGGCGGCAGAAAAAATTGAAGAAAAATCTAACAAAACAAATGAAGAAACATTAGTGGAAGAAAAAGTTAGATAG
- the tnpA gene encoding IS200/IS605 family transposase has product MQNYRKSSHATYDLKYHIVWITKYRKPILVGKIAERTRELIRMVCKNNEVEILSGHVSKDHIHILVSAPPHLSVSKLVQYIKGYSSRKLLMENKELNKQFWGQHLWARGYFAASSGNVTDEVIIEYIQNQDIEENQKNDNFTLGEF; this is encoded by the coding sequence ATGCAAAATTATAGAAAGTCGTCACATGCAACGTATGATCTAAAATATCATATAGTATGGATAACAAAATACAGAAAACCGATATTAGTTGGGAAAATAGCAGAAAGAACAAGGGAACTAATAAGAATGGTATGCAAAAATAATGAAGTAGAAATATTATCAGGACATGTATCAAAAGATCATATACATATACTAGTGTCGGCACCACCACATTTGTCAGTAAGTAAGCTGGTGCAATATATAAAGGGATATAGTTCGAGAAAGTTGCTAATGGAGAATAAGGAGCTTAACAAACAATTTTGGGGACAACATTTATGGGCACGAGGATATTTTGCAGCAAGTAGTGGCAATGTAACAGATGAAGTGATTATTGAATATATACAAAATCAAGACATAGAAGAAAATCAAAAGAATGATAATTTTACTTTAGGCGAGTTTTAA
- a CDS encoding DUF871 domain-containing protein, with translation MKRLGISVYLNSNSLQDNMQYINLASKYGFEIVFTTLISINNSNFDKYYNDFISLVKYSNDIGMKVIADVEPEILKKLNISYTNLTKLSEIGLYGVRLDLGYSGLEESIMTFNNHGLKIVLNMSNGTDYLENILSYSPNIYNIIGCHNFYPHRYIGLSYEHFYKCSRKFKEFGVRTAAFVSSNDANFGPWPISEGLCTLEMHRDLPVDIQAKHLFATGLIDDVIIGNAFASESELKKLSQINKDIIEFRVNLVDNITPIDRKIVLEEFHFVRGDISEYLLRSTQSRVKYKDHKFLPYNVTDIKRGDILIDTYLYQNYAGELQIALKDIKNTGKTNVVGRIDEKEIFLLDYLKPWSKFSFIESK, from the coding sequence TTGAAAAGATTAGGTATTTCAGTTTATTTGAATAGCAATAGTTTGCAAGATAATATGCAATATATTAATTTAGCATCAAAATACGGGTTTGAAATAGTGTTTACGACTTTGATCTCTATAAATAATAGCAATTTTGATAAATATTACAATGATTTTATTAGCTTAGTAAAATATTCTAACGATATTGGAATGAAAGTAATTGCGGATGTTGAACCTGAAATATTAAAAAAGTTAAACATTTCTTATACAAATTTAACAAAATTATCTGAAATTGGACTTTACGGAGTAAGGCTCGATTTAGGATACAGCGGATTGGAAGAGTCAATAATGACATTTAATAATCATGGACTAAAAATTGTCTTAAATATGAGTAATGGAACAGATTATTTAGAAAATATTTTATCATATAGCCCGAATATATACAACATTATTGGATGTCATAATTTTTATCCTCATAGGTACATAGGTTTAAGTTATGAACATTTTTATAAATGCAGCCGTAAATTTAAAGAATTTGGGGTAAGGACTGCTGCATTTGTGAGTTCAAATGATGCAAACTTTGGACCATGGCCTATTTCAGAAGGGCTTTGCACTTTGGAAATGCATAGAGATCTTCCTGTTGATATTCAGGCAAAACATTTATTTGCTACTGGATTAATAGATGATGTGATTATTGGTAATGCATTTGCATCTGAAAGTGAACTAAAAAAGCTTAGCCAAATAAATAAAGATATAATAGAATTTAGAGTAAACTTAGTTGACAACATTACGCCTATAGATAGAAAAATAGTATTGGAAGAATTTCACTTTGTTAGAGGAGATATTTCTGAATACTTATTGAGATCTACTCAAAGCAGAGTTAAATATAAAGACCATAAATTTTTACCATACAATGTAACAGATATTAAAAGAGGAGATATATTAATAGACACATATTTATATCAAAATTATGCGGGAGAATTACAAATAGCGTTAAAAGATATTAAAAATACAGGTAAAACAAATGTTGTGGGTAGAATAGATGAAAAAGAAATATTTTTATTAGATTATCTAAAACCATGGTCAAAATTTAGTTTTATAGAAAGCAAATAG
- a CDS encoding PTS lactose/cellobiose transporter subunit IIA, which yields MELEEIVFQIILNAGNAKSNCFDALKSAKEGDFKSAENYISKAEEEIIKAHNIQTSMLQKEANGDHQIVTLLLMHAEDHMMSAILAKDLITEMIDLYKLIYSGKGVK from the coding sequence ATGGAATTAGAAGAAATTGTATTTCAAATTATATTAAATGCGGGTAATGCTAAAAGCAACTGTTTTGATGCGCTGAAAAGTGCCAAAGAAGGTGATTTTAAGTCAGCAGAAAATTATATTAGTAAAGCCGAAGAAGAGATTATTAAAGCTCATAATATACAAACAAGTATGCTTCAAAAAGAAGCAAATGGTGATCATCAAATAGTTACACTTCTATTAATGCATGCAGAGGATCATATGATGTCTGCAATCTTGGCAAAGGATTTGATTACTGAAATGATCGATTTGTATAAATTGATTTATTCTGGGAAAGGTGTAAAATAA
- a CDS encoding 6-phospho-beta-glucosidase, whose protein sequence is MSKRGLKIATIGGGSSYTPELVEGFIKRYDELPVKDLYLVDIEEGKEKLEIVGNLAKRMVEKAGVDINIHLTLDRREAIKDADFVTTQFRVGLLDARIRDEKIPLRYDVIGQETTGPGGFAKAQRTIPVILDICKDIEELSPNAWLINFTNPSGIITETVLKHTKVKVIGLCNVPIGMVYGVAEMLDVDVKRVSIDFAGLNHLVWGTHVYLDGEDITERLIDSFAGGKSMSMKNVPDLPWEAEFIKSLGMYPCPYHRYYYLTDKMLEEEKKDAETIGTRGEQVKKLEKELFELYKDPNLNVKPPQLEKRGGAHYSDAACSLINSIYNDKKDIHVVNVKNNGTILDLPNDVVIETNAVIDRNGAHPINIGHVPTKIRGLMQSVKAYEELTIEAGVTGNYYTALQALTIHPLVPSSTVAKKILDDIIRENIDYLPQYK, encoded by the coding sequence ATGTCTAAAAGAGGTTTGAAAATAGCCACCATAGGAGGAGGTTCAAGCTATACGCCTGAATTGGTGGAAGGCTTTATAAAAAGGTATGATGAGCTGCCTGTAAAAGATTTATATCTTGTGGATATCGAGGAAGGGAAAGAAAAATTAGAGATTGTAGGAAATCTCGCAAAGCGAATGGTTGAAAAAGCTGGTGTGGATATAAATATTCATCTAACTTTAGACAGGCGTGAGGCAATAAAAGATGCAGACTTTGTGACGACGCAGTTTAGAGTTGGACTTTTAGATGCTCGAATCAGGGATGAGAAAATACCTTTAAGATATGATGTGATAGGACAGGAGACGACAGGTCCTGGTGGATTTGCAAAAGCTCAAAGGACGATACCGGTGATACTCGATATATGCAAAGACATAGAGGAATTATCTCCAAATGCTTGGCTAATAAACTTTACAAATCCTTCTGGAATCATTACAGAAACAGTTTTAAAGCATACAAAGGTGAAAGTGATAGGCCTATGTAATGTTCCAATAGGTATGGTATATGGTGTTGCAGAAATGCTTGATGTAGATGTAAAGCGGGTGTCAATAGATTTTGCAGGGCTTAACCATCTTGTTTGGGGTACACACGTGTATTTAGATGGTGAAGACATAACAGAAAGGCTAATAGACAGTTTCGCAGGTGGTAAATCTATGTCAATGAAAAACGTGCCTGACTTACCGTGGGAAGCAGAGTTTATAAAATCTCTTGGAATGTATCCATGCCCATATCACAGGTATTATTATCTTACAGATAAAATGCTGGAGGAAGAAAAGAAAGATGCTGAAACGATAGGAACAAGGGGTGAACAAGTCAAAAAGCTTGAAAAAGAGCTGTTTGAATTGTATAAAGACCCAAATCTCAATGTAAAACCGCCACAACTGGAGAAAAGGGGGGGAGCCCATTATTCCGACGCAGCATGTTCATTGATAAATTCAATATACAATGACAAAAAGGACATTCACGTGGTTAATGTTAAAAATAATGGGACAATTTTAGATCTGCCAAATGATGTGGTTATCGAGACAAATGCCGTAATAGACAGAAACGGTGCACATCCAATAAATATAGGGCATGTACCGACAAAGATAAGAGGTTTGATGCAATCAGTGAAAGCTTATGAGGAATTGACAATAGAAGCTGGTGTTACAGGCAATTACTATACAGCACTTCAAGCTTTAACGATACATCCGCTTGTACCATCGTCAACAGTAGCTAAAAAAATTTTGGACGATATTATTAGAGAAAACATAGATTACTTGCCGCAGTACAAATAA
- a CDS encoding MurR/RpiR family transcriptional regulator — protein sequence MPGDIEKIKAVINNLKPSEKKIAEYIIENADKISELSIGELSKNSGTSEASVVRFCKNLGYKGYQDLKIKISADYTYKTKSIQGFANINDDINSIVVKISKNNMQSIEKTMDMLDRDELQKAADAILNANKIDIYGVGASAIVAQDMLQKFMRINKSCTAYSDSHMQLASAANLSNGDVAVGISYSGETMDTVDALKIAKNSGATTICITRFGNSSITNVSDIKLFVYSTEAIFRSGAMASRIAQLNVIDILFSIIACRKYEDIIKYLENTSEAVSSRKY from the coding sequence ATGCCAGGAGATATAGAAAAAATTAAAGCAGTTATAAATAATTTAAAGCCTTCAGAAAAGAAAATTGCAGAGTATATAATAGAAAATGCTGATAAAATTTCAGAACTATCTATAGGTGAACTTTCAAAAAATAGCGGCACAAGCGAGGCAAGTGTTGTAAGATTTTGCAAAAATCTTGGATACAAAGGTTATCAAGATCTTAAAATAAAGATTTCAGCAGATTATACGTATAAGACAAAAAGCATTCAAGGTTTTGCAAATATAAACGATGATATAAATTCTATTGTTGTTAAAATATCAAAAAATAACATGCAGTCAATAGAAAAGACAATGGATATGCTGGATAGAGATGAACTGCAAAAAGCTGCTGATGCCATATTAAATGCCAATAAAATAGATATTTATGGTGTTGGAGCATCTGCTATTGTTGCGCAAGATATGTTACAGAAATTTATGAGAATAAATAAATCATGCACAGCTTACAGCGATTCTCACATGCAACTTGCATCTGCTGCAAATCTAAGCAATGGGGATGTTGCGGTAGGAATATCTTATTCCGGTGAGACAATGGATACTGTAGATGCCTTGAAAATAGCGAAAAATTCAGGTGCTACGACAATTTGCATCACGAGATTTGGTAATTCATCCATAACTAATGTTTCAGACATCAAACTTTTCGTATATTCTACAGAAGCGATTTTTAGAAGTGGTGCAATGGCATCACGTATAGCACAATTAAATGTCATAGATATACTGTTTTCTATAATTGCTTGTAGAAAATATGAAGATATAATTAAGTATTTGGAAAATACAAGTGAAGCTGTTTCGTCTAGAAAATATTGA